The Streptomyces sp. NBC_00440 genome contains a region encoding:
- a CDS encoding Ig domain-containing protein produces MDRRRFLVVSGLGTVAAAGAMGLTAAPAQAEPPTAGGAASRARRITAGFLSLSLDASGRVTGLVDLRSGTDHLAAGTSVPLVSVVADGGHEVPATMKVSPRDRRVLVFSGEKVTIEVKVVGFPTHSTLEVVGLTAAPGVDVQTLLWGPLPTKLDRTIGETAGVVTDGDFLLGVRPLNDKTVGGWPNEHLAYGFGPDLVWNPYGLQTGEKDEWLASNVAAKTTWGSVLRATTYDYSRERIRQRTTGYEIPLGPLPAPEGRIVGSRIALFGSAPDLSLTTLSHIAREHGLAYPTLDGQWQKVAQRTAQSHFWIHDLTTENVTAAAGYTKQAGVRNIYAISGDGPWVSHGHYQFNSAFGGSDAAAARLVAAAAREGIEVGVHTLSSFIDASDPYVKAPADPRLAEGGNVRLTRALGTSDTTLYVDGDRPLAAGVDGQRLRIGDEFLTYTAVTKTGDAEWRVDGLARAQWGSAAQSYPAGTRAARLIQNGYGGALGSLPIIDEIATRLATAYNDTGVHATSYDGLESAGYNGWGGYGFAHLVNGVYRQLATKEFITECSNLASNTWDAQSRASWGEIGKTDYAQLLRSNTFYRANYLPGMMGQQGFSGDDDLGTIEVTMARAASLDAGVNFETSVQSLASGRNTAALLEAVRTWESARQAGAFTADQKKLLGDPDKRWHLSEVTPHQEWSLQQVDTEGDPVGEPQPARAPMPGFTTPQPPDARVGELYAFKVTSATPRTIRYEVTSGHLPKGLTLNQDTGGITGVPTAAGPSRFTLTARGGEGVDDAEITYRVTTKR; encoded by the coding sequence CATCACCGCGGGCTTCCTGTCGCTGAGCCTCGACGCGTCCGGCCGGGTGACCGGTCTGGTGGACCTGCGCAGCGGCACCGACCATCTGGCGGCGGGCACTTCGGTGCCACTGGTCAGTGTGGTGGCCGACGGCGGGCATGAGGTGCCCGCCACGATGAAGGTCTCGCCGCGGGACCGGCGCGTGTTGGTGTTCAGCGGCGAGAAGGTGACGATCGAGGTAAAAGTCGTCGGATTCCCGACGCACAGCACACTTGAGGTGGTGGGCCTGACGGCTGCTCCTGGTGTGGACGTGCAGACGCTGTTGTGGGGACCGCTGCCGACGAAGCTCGACCGGACCATCGGTGAGACCGCCGGAGTGGTGACGGACGGCGACTTCCTCCTGGGAGTGCGACCGCTCAACGACAAGACCGTGGGCGGCTGGCCGAACGAGCACCTGGCGTACGGGTTCGGTCCGGATCTCGTCTGGAATCCGTACGGGTTGCAGACGGGCGAGAAGGACGAGTGGCTGGCGAGCAACGTCGCGGCGAAGACGACATGGGGCAGCGTGCTGCGCGCCACCACCTACGACTACAGCCGGGAGCGGATCCGGCAACGCACCACCGGGTACGAGATCCCGCTCGGGCCGCTGCCCGCGCCGGAGGGCCGGATCGTCGGTTCGAGGATCGCGCTCTTCGGCAGCGCTCCGGACCTGTCCCTCACCACGCTGAGCCACATCGCCAGGGAACACGGGCTGGCGTACCCGACGCTCGACGGCCAGTGGCAGAAGGTGGCCCAGCGCACCGCGCAGTCCCACTTCTGGATCCACGATCTCACCACGGAGAACGTCACCGCCGCCGCCGGCTACACCAAGCAGGCCGGGGTCAGGAACATCTACGCCATCTCAGGCGACGGGCCCTGGGTGTCGCACGGGCACTACCAGTTCAACAGCGCGTTCGGTGGATCCGACGCCGCGGCCGCCCGGTTGGTGGCCGCCGCGGCCCGGGAGGGCATCGAAGTCGGCGTGCACACCCTGTCCTCCTTCATCGACGCCAGTGACCCGTATGTGAAGGCCCCCGCCGACCCGCGTCTCGCCGAGGGAGGAAACGTCAGGCTGACCCGCGCACTCGGCACCTCGGACACCACCCTGTACGTGGACGGCGACCGCCCGCTCGCCGCCGGCGTCGACGGCCAACGGCTGCGCATCGGCGACGAGTTCCTCACCTACACCGCCGTCACGAAGACCGGTGACGCCGAGTGGCGGGTCGACGGCCTCGCACGGGCGCAGTGGGGATCGGCCGCACAGTCGTACCCGGCCGGGACCCGTGCCGCCCGGCTCATCCAGAACGGCTACGGCGGCGCGCTGGGCAGCCTGCCGATCATCGACGAGATCGCGACCCGCCTCGCCACCGCGTACAACGACACCGGTGTGCACGCCACGTCCTACGACGGCCTGGAGTCGGCGGGCTACAACGGCTGGGGCGGCTACGGTTTCGCGCACCTGGTCAACGGCGTGTACCGGCAGCTGGCCACCAAGGAGTTCATCACCGAGTGCAGCAATCTCGCGTCCAACACCTGGGACGCCCAGTCCAGGGCCAGTTGGGGCGAGATCGGCAAGACCGACTACGCCCAGCTGCTGCGCAGCAACACCTTCTACCGGGCCAACTACCTGCCCGGGATGATGGGCCAGCAGGGCTTCTCCGGCGACGACGACCTGGGGACCATCGAGGTCACCATGGCGCGCGCCGCGTCTCTCGACGCCGGAGTCAACTTCGAGACCAGCGTGCAGAGTCTGGCATCCGGGAGGAACACCGCGGCCCTCTTGGAGGCCGTCAGGACGTGGGAGTCCGCGCGCCAGGCGGGCGCGTTCACCGCCGATCAGAAGAAGCTGCTGGGCGACCCCGACAAGCGGTGGCACCTGAGCGAGGTGACGCCACATCAGGAATGGTCACTGCAACAGGTGGACACGGAGGGCGATCCGGTCGGCGAACCGCAGCCGGCCAGGGCCCCGATGCCTGGCTTCACCACGCCGCAGCCGCCGGACGCCCGGGTCGGTGAGCTGTACGCGTTCAAGGTCACCTCGGCGACGCCGCGGACCATCCGCTACGAGGTCACGTCCGGCCACCTGCCGAAGGGGCTCACCCTCAACCAGGACACCGGCGGCATCACCGGCGTTCCGACCGCCGCAGGACCCAGCAGGTTCACCCTCACCGCCCGGGGCGGCGAGGGCGTCGACGACGCGGAGATCACCTACCGGGTGACGACCAAGCGGTGA
- a CDS encoding low temperature requirement protein A, whose amino-acid sequence MNEETAASGAGRGGLPLPGVRMRARDPGEPHRASTPLELFFDLCFVVAVSQAGSHLVHALADGHPAHGITGYLVVFFAIWWAWVNFSWFASAYDTDDALYRVATLVQIAGVLVLAAGVPRAFDHADYGVAIVGYLIMRVVLTLQWLRAARGETGAARTTALRYAAGLVVVQLGWVVLLLLPDAAWEWGFVPMAVADLSVPAFAEHRQRTQWHPHHIAERYGLFTIIMLGETVAAATVAVQSAVDESAALGELLPIAAGGLVIVFAAYWIYFAVPIHEHLASNRQAFLWGYGHYLVFASAAAIGAGIEVTVEQVTGHAHIPAVAAAAAATVPTALFLLTVSLLHTRHFKRGAAQRAVLPVSVPLVLATTFAGHWAVPLAGLVAAATVAVGVALAHRDPGTAVLPA is encoded by the coding sequence ATGAACGAAGAGACGGCGGCGTCCGGGGCAGGACGCGGCGGGCTCCCGCTGCCAGGGGTGCGGATGCGGGCCCGGGATCCCGGCGAGCCGCACCGTGCCTCCACCCCGCTGGAGCTCTTCTTCGACCTGTGCTTCGTCGTCGCGGTGTCGCAGGCGGGCAGCCATCTGGTGCACGCGCTGGCCGATGGCCACCCGGCGCACGGGATCACCGGCTATCTGGTCGTGTTCTTCGCGATCTGGTGGGCCTGGGTCAACTTCTCCTGGTTCGCGTCCGCGTACGACACCGACGACGCGCTCTACCGGGTCGCCACCCTGGTCCAGATCGCCGGGGTGCTCGTCCTCGCCGCCGGGGTCCCGCGCGCCTTCGACCACGCCGACTACGGGGTCGCGATCGTCGGCTATCTGATCATGCGCGTCGTGCTGACGCTCCAGTGGCTCCGGGCGGCGCGCGGCGAGACGGGCGCCGCCAGGACCACGGCCCTGCGGTACGCGGCCGGGCTCGTGGTCGTACAGCTCGGCTGGGTCGTTCTGCTGCTACTGCCCGACGCCGCGTGGGAGTGGGGCTTCGTGCCCATGGCCGTCGCCGATCTGTCGGTGCCCGCGTTCGCCGAGCACCGTCAACGGACCCAGTGGCATCCGCACCACATCGCCGAGCGCTACGGCCTCTTCACCATCATCATGCTCGGCGAGACCGTCGCGGCCGCGACGGTCGCTGTGCAGTCGGCGGTGGACGAGTCGGCCGCACTCGGCGAACTGCTGCCGATCGCGGCGGGCGGTCTCGTCATCGTCTTCGCCGCCTACTGGATCTACTTCGCGGTGCCCATCCACGAGCACCTGGCCTCCAACCGGCAGGCGTTCCTCTGGGGTTACGGCCACTATCTGGTCTTCGCGTCGGCCGCCGCGATCGGCGCCGGCATCGAGGTCACCGTCGAGCAGGTGACGGGCCACGCGCACATCCCGGCGGTCGCGGCAGCGGCGGCGGCCACCGTGCCCACCGCGCTGTTCCTGCTCACGGTGTCGCTGCTGCACACGCGCCACTTCAAACGGGGTGCGGCCCAGCGAGCGGTGCTGCCGGTCAGCGTGCCACTGGTGCTCGCGACGACCTTCGCCGGCCACTGGGCGGTGCCACTGGCCGGCCTCGTCGCCGCCGCCACCGTCGCGGTGGGCGTCGCGCTGGCCCACCGGGATCCGGGTACGGCGGTCCTGCCCGCCTGA
- a CDS encoding Ig domain-containing protein: MDRRRFLIAGGVGSLATVALPSSAEPAFAAQESGISGVSGASGALRITAGFLGVGLDGTGRVTGLVDLRNGTDYLAADRTGPLVSVVLADGQQEVPTRVRVSRRDPRVLVFSSARVTVEVRVTAHATYSTLEVVDLSAAPGVEVQTLLWGPLASRVNETVGEGVGVVGDSRFVLGIHPLNDKTVGAWPKEFAAFGFGADVEAKPYGQSGTQNDWSAGAKTSWGGILRAYTYDYTKARIRDGQIPTGPLAGSEAEIVGSGLAVYGSAPDLVLTVLSQVAQAEKLAYPTIDGQWQKVAEATRQPFLTLHDLSTTNLAAAVAFAEQAGIRNVYSVESAAGPWKSTGHYEFNGNFGGSDATATRMARTAAASGIRVGVHTLSNFIAANDPYVVPAPADERLTTGKTVKLTRPLAAADTTLYADGDSGGGGYVLGRRLRLGDEFVTFSGVTRAGDGEWQFTDVKRAQWGSAAASCPKGADAVRTSENQYGGARGDLPIIDEIASRLATVCNTTGIRNISFDGLEEVAWNGWSGQGFAHMINGFHRRLKSQDNFIAEASNPSTNSWQAQSRVSWGGIGWSDSNYDQMSRNVGFYRANYLPLMGGSLPIGSDTKTLDVETNLARGASLGVNFGWFETSMSSLSQGGNTQAVLAAVKTWNAAIAAGAFTSAQRQLMADQGTYWHLSEEAEGKRWSLQETDADGNPVGSAQTVRAPRPGFVTAAPPEAKAGELYAFKVTSSTPQTVGYEITSGALPNGLTLNKDTGGITGVPTGPGARTFTITARGGAGVPDASVTYRMNVSENKVS; this comes from the coding sequence ATGGACAGGCGGAGGTTCCTGATCGCGGGCGGGGTGGGTTCGCTCGCGACGGTCGCTCTTCCGAGTTCGGCAGAACCTGCATTCGCGGCACAGGAATCCGGGATATCCGGGGTATCCGGCGCGTCCGGAGCGCTGCGTATCACGGCGGGCTTCCTCGGCGTGGGTCTCGACGGGACGGGCCGGGTGACCGGCCTCGTGGACCTGCGCAACGGCACCGACTACCTGGCGGCCGACAGAACGGGCCCGCTGGTGTCCGTCGTGCTGGCGGACGGACAGCAGGAGGTCCCCACCCGGGTGCGGGTGTCGCGACGTGATCCGCGGGTGCTGGTGTTCAGCAGCGCCAGGGTGACCGTCGAGGTCCGGGTCACCGCGCACGCGACGTACTCCACGCTGGAAGTCGTCGATCTCAGCGCAGCCCCGGGTGTCGAGGTGCAGACACTGCTGTGGGGGCCGCTGGCGTCGCGCGTCAACGAGACGGTCGGCGAGGGCGTCGGCGTCGTCGGCGACAGCCGCTTCGTGTTGGGCATCCACCCGCTCAACGACAAGACCGTCGGGGCCTGGCCCAAGGAGTTCGCCGCGTTCGGGTTCGGCGCGGACGTCGAGGCGAAACCGTACGGGCAGAGCGGGACACAGAACGACTGGAGCGCCGGTGCGAAGACGTCGTGGGGCGGCATCCTGCGCGCCTACACCTACGACTACACGAAAGCGAGGATCAGGGACGGGCAGATCCCGACCGGCCCGCTCGCCGGATCCGAGGCCGAGATCGTCGGCTCCGGGCTCGCGGTGTACGGCAGTGCACCGGATCTCGTGCTCACCGTGCTCAGCCAGGTCGCGCAGGCCGAGAAGCTGGCGTATCCGACCATCGACGGGCAGTGGCAGAAGGTGGCCGAGGCGACCCGGCAGCCGTTCTTGACGCTGCACGACCTGAGCACCACGAACCTGGCCGCGGCCGTCGCCTTCGCCGAGCAGGCGGGGATCAGGAACGTCTACTCCGTCGAGAGCGCCGCCGGACCCTGGAAGTCGACGGGCCACTACGAGTTCAACGGCAACTTCGGCGGCTCGGACGCCACCGCGACCCGGATGGCGAGGACCGCCGCCGCGAGCGGGATACGGGTCGGTGTGCATACCCTGTCCAACTTCATCGCCGCCAACGACCCCTATGTCGTACCGGCGCCGGCCGACGAGCGGCTCACGACCGGCAAGACCGTCAAGCTGACCCGCCCGCTCGCCGCGGCCGACACGACGCTGTACGCCGACGGCGACTCGGGCGGCGGCGGGTACGTCCTGGGCCGCAGGCTGCGGCTCGGCGACGAGTTCGTGACGTTCTCCGGTGTGACCCGGGCCGGCGACGGCGAATGGCAGTTCACCGACGTCAAGCGCGCGCAGTGGGGTTCCGCCGCGGCGTCCTGCCCCAAGGGGGCCGACGCCGTCCGGACATCGGAGAACCAGTACGGCGGCGCACGGGGCGACCTGCCGATCATCGACGAGATCGCCAGCCGCCTGGCCACGGTCTGCAACACCACCGGCATCAGGAACATCTCGTTCGACGGCCTTGAGGAGGTGGCCTGGAACGGTTGGAGCGGGCAGGGCTTCGCACACATGATCAACGGCTTCCACCGCCGGCTGAAGTCGCAGGACAACTTCATCGCAGAGGCCTCCAACCCGTCGACCAACTCCTGGCAGGCTCAGTCCCGGGTCAGCTGGGGTGGCATCGGATGGTCCGACTCGAACTACGACCAGATGTCCAGGAACGTCGGCTTCTACCGGGCCAACTACCTCCCGTTGATGGGTGGTTCACTCCCGATCGGCAGCGACACGAAGACGCTCGACGTCGAGACGAACCTGGCGCGGGGCGCGTCCCTCGGCGTGAACTTCGGCTGGTTCGAGACCAGCATGAGCAGCCTGTCCCAGGGTGGCAACACCCAGGCGGTCCTCGCCGCCGTCAAGACGTGGAACGCCGCGATCGCGGCCGGTGCCTTCACCTCCGCCCAGCGGCAGCTCATGGCGGACCAGGGCACGTACTGGCACCTGAGCGAGGAGGCCGAGGGTAAGCGCTGGTCGCTCCAGGAGACGGACGCGGACGGCAACCCGGTCGGTTCGGCGCAGACCGTACGGGCGCCGCGGCCCGGCTTCGTCACGGCCGCCCCGCCCGAGGCCAAGGCCGGTGAGCTGTACGCGTTCAAGGTCACCTCCAGCACACCGCAGACGGTCGGCTACGAGATCACGTCCGGCGCCCTGCCGAATGGGCTGACCCTGAACAAGGACACCGGCGGGATCACCGGAGTCCCCACGGGGCCCGGCGCCAGGACGTTCACCATCACAGCCCGTGGCGGTGCCGGTGTACCCGACGCGTCAGTGACGTATCGGATGAACGTCTCGGAAAATAAGGTGAGTTGA
- a CDS encoding L,D-transpeptidase, whose protein sequence is MGRVKGSIGIALLVSAVLAGTSACGGNASASASGDSANGGSPKASAAAHPSPTHPAGPPMLLETIAPKTGTTVGVAMPISVVFTNPVATSARDKVEKHLKVSTSAPVTGAWHWFSSTRADWRPEKYWQPGTKVTLNADLKDVSNGNGRYGTHNYQHKFTIGDDVEATASVPGHSMKVTRNGKPVRTLPIDAGSPSFPSWDGTMAVMDKAKEVHMTSCSVGISCTKGSPDFYDLTLPWDVHLTNSGTYIHYSTGDPYPGHSYGSHGCVHLSMADAKWFYDFVKQGDPITITGSPRGKAAGDNGYADFNLSWQEWLKDSATGQQTTTTG, encoded by the coding sequence ATGGGGCGGGTCAAGGGCAGCATAGGGATCGCACTGCTGGTCAGCGCGGTACTGGCCGGCACGAGTGCCTGTGGGGGAAATGCCTCGGCGTCCGCCTCGGGCGACTCGGCCAACGGGGGGTCGCCCAAGGCGTCGGCCGCCGCACATCCGTCACCGACGCACCCCGCGGGTCCGCCGATGCTGCTGGAAACGATAGCCCCGAAGACCGGTACGACCGTGGGGGTCGCGATGCCGATCTCGGTGGTCTTCACCAACCCGGTCGCCACCTCGGCCCGCGACAAGGTCGAGAAGCACCTCAAGGTCTCCACGTCCGCGCCGGTCACCGGCGCCTGGCACTGGTTCAGCAGCACCCGCGCCGACTGGCGGCCCGAGAAGTACTGGCAGCCCGGCACCAAGGTGACGCTGAACGCGGACCTGAAGGACGTGAGCAACGGCAACGGCCGTTACGGGACGCACAACTACCAGCACAAGTTCACCATCGGTGATGACGTCGAGGCCACCGCGTCGGTGCCCGGCCACTCGATGAAGGTGACGCGCAACGGCAAGCCGGTCCGCACCCTTCCGATCGACGCGGGCAGCCCCAGCTTCCCCTCCTGGGACGGCACGATGGCCGTGATGGACAAGGCGAAGGAGGTCCACATGACCTCGTGCAGCGTCGGCATCAGCTGCACCAAGGGCAGCCCCGACTTCTACGACCTGACCCTGCCGTGGGACGTGCACCTCACCAACTCCGGTACCTACATCCACTACTCGACCGGCGACCCCTACCCGGGCCACAGCTACGGCTCGCACGGCTGTGTGCACCTCTCGATGGCGGACGCCAAGTGGTTCTACGACTTCGTCAAGCAGGGCGACCCGATCACCATCACCGGCTCCCCGCGCGGCAAGGCGGCCGGTGACAACGGTTACGCCGACTTCAACCTCTCCTGGCAGGAGTGGCTGAAGGACAGCGCCACCGGTCAGCAGACGACGACCACCGGCTGA
- a CDS encoding ricin-type beta-trefoil lectin domain protein: MTPLLRRRPTLLALLLLVIGGLVYGPTPHARAAAPSTSITVDGTKPGRTFDGVGAISGGGGNSRLLIDYPEPQRSQLLDYLFKPGYGASLQVLKLEVGGDTNSTDGAEPSHEHTRGQVDCGQGYEWWLAEQAMKRNPDIKLAGLAWGAPGWVGDGDFWSQDMIDYYLSWFGCAKKHHLDIDSIGGWNEHGFSADWYKKLKSTLLAKGYHTKVVAADYGDWGVADALKNDPEFKDAVDVVGVHYPCGYQTAFTSCPSTDTAQGLGKQLWASENGSLETDTGAPAVARAINRDYIDGRMTAYFNWPAISALYPNLFFSTDGMSVAAQPWSGHYSTGTTTWITAHTAQFTKPGWHYIDSASGYLGGDRANGSYVSLKSANDRDYSTVVETVDAKEDQTVNVAVGGGLSTGTVHVWSTDVASDSSADDFVRGQDITPAQDGTYSLTLKPGHVYSLTTTTGQGKGTAKAPAGAAMKLPYTDTFDKPGASTDATYFSDMNGAFEKVACGGGRSGKCLRQMAPTTPIRWTDEPYHAPYSFMGDASWSNYTVSADVMLEQSGSVELLGRLGMQGRNNNGLDAYHLRLGDDGSWSIDKSDRTWNYVTLAKGKTHVVGLNTWHKLAFTMQGPTLTAYLDGRKLGGVEDSTFTRGQAGLGVTGYRTDQFDDFKLTPGAAPKAGTGQVASGLSGKCLDDAGGATTDGNRIQLWDCDGSGAQKWFSYGSALRLGGRAGKCVEADASSTRNGSPVQLATCDRGENQRWVSRSDGTLWNAGSGRCLDVPGGAAGNGAVQLALWDCNAKDNQRWTLP, encoded by the coding sequence ATGACACCCCTGCTCAGACGCAGACCAACTCTCCTTGCTCTTCTGCTCCTTGTGATCGGTGGCCTCGTGTACGGGCCCACGCCCCACGCCCGGGCGGCCGCCCCGAGTACCTCCATCACGGTCGACGGCACGAAACCCGGCCGCACCTTCGACGGGGTCGGGGCGATCAGCGGTGGCGGCGGCAACTCCCGGTTGCTCATCGACTATCCGGAGCCGCAGCGCAGCCAGCTGCTCGACTACCTGTTCAAGCCCGGATACGGCGCCTCCTTGCAGGTCCTGAAGCTGGAGGTCGGCGGCGACACCAACTCCACCGACGGCGCCGAGCCCAGCCACGAACACACCCGCGGCCAGGTGGACTGCGGCCAGGGCTACGAGTGGTGGCTCGCCGAGCAGGCGATGAAGCGCAACCCCGACATCAAGCTGGCCGGCCTCGCCTGGGGCGCCCCGGGGTGGGTCGGCGACGGCGACTTCTGGTCCCAGGACATGATCGACTACTACCTGTCCTGGTTCGGCTGCGCGAAGAAGCACCACCTGGACATCGACTCCATCGGCGGCTGGAACGAGCACGGCTTCAGCGCCGACTGGTACAAGAAGCTCAAGTCCACGCTCCTGGCGAAGGGGTACCACACCAAGGTCGTCGCCGCCGACTACGGCGACTGGGGCGTGGCAGACGCCCTCAAGAACGACCCCGAGTTCAAGGACGCGGTCGACGTCGTCGGCGTGCACTATCCGTGCGGCTACCAGACGGCCTTCACCTCGTGCCCCAGCACCGACACCGCGCAGGGTCTCGGCAAGCAGTTGTGGGCGAGCGAGAACGGATCCCTGGAAACCGACACCGGCGCTCCCGCGGTGGCCCGCGCCATCAACCGCGACTACATCGACGGCCGGATGACCGCGTACTTCAACTGGCCGGCCATCTCCGCGCTCTACCCGAATCTGTTCTTCTCGACCGACGGCATGTCGGTCGCCGCGCAGCCCTGGTCGGGCCACTACAGCACCGGCACGACGACCTGGATCACCGCGCACACCGCGCAGTTCACCAAGCCGGGCTGGCACTACATCGACTCGGCGAGCGGCTATCTCGGTGGCGACCGGGCGAACGGCAGCTACGTCTCACTGAAGTCGGCGAACGACCGTGACTACTCCACGGTCGTCGAGACCGTGGACGCCAAGGAGGACCAGACCGTGAACGTCGCCGTCGGCGGCGGTCTGTCCACCGGCACTGTGCACGTGTGGTCCACCGACGTGGCGTCGGACAGCAGCGCGGACGACTTCGTGCGCGGCCAGGACATCACACCGGCGCAGGACGGCACGTACAGCCTGACCCTGAAGCCGGGGCACGTCTACTCGCTGACCACCACCACGGGCCAGGGCAAGGGCACGGCCAAGGCCCCGGCGGGCGCCGCGATGAAGCTGCCCTACACCGACACCTTCGACAAGCCCGGCGCATCCACGGACGCCACGTACTTCTCCGACATGAACGGCGCCTTCGAGAAGGTGGCCTGCGGCGGCGGGCGCTCCGGGAAGTGTCTGCGGCAGATGGCCCCGACCACCCCCATCCGCTGGACCGACGAGCCGTACCACGCCCCGTACTCGTTCATGGGCGACGCCTCGTGGTCCAACTACACGGTCTCCGCCGACGTCATGCTGGAGCAGTCCGGCAGCGTCGAGCTCCTCGGCCGGCTCGGTATGCAGGGACGTAACAACAACGGCCTGGACGCCTACCACCTGAGGCTCGGCGACGACGGATCCTGGTCGATCGACAAGAGCGACCGGACATGGAACTACGTGACCCTGGCCAAGGGCAAGACCCACGTCGTGGGCCTGAACACGTGGCACAAGCTGGCGTTCACGATGCAGGGCCCGACGCTGACGGCGTACCTCGACGGCAGGAAGCTCGGCGGCGTGGAGGACTCCACCTTCACCCGCGGCCAGGCGGGCCTCGGGGTGACCGGCTACCGGACGGACCAGTTCGACGACTTCAAGCTCACCCCGGGTGCGGCCCCGAAGGCCGGCACCGGTCAGGTCGCCTCAGGCCTGAGCGGCAAGTGCCTCGACGACGCCGGCGGCGCCACGACGGACGGGAACCGCATCCAGCTCTGGGACTGCGACGGGTCCGGCGCGCAGAAGTGGTTCTCGTACGGGAGCGCGCTGCGGCTCGGCGGCCGGGCGGGGAAGTGCGTCGAGGCCGACGCCAGCAGCACCCGGAATGGCAGCCCGGTCCAGCTCGCGACGTGCGACCGGGGCGAGAACCAGCGCTGGGTGTCCCGCTCCGACGGAACCCTCTGGAACGCGGGCTCCGGACGTTGCCTCGACGTCCCGGGAGGTGCCGCGGGCAACGGCGCGGTGCAGTTGGCGCTGTGGGACTGCAACGCCAAGGACAACCAACGGTGGACGCTTCCCTGA